From Vigna unguiculata cultivar IT97K-499-35 chromosome 5, ASM411807v1, whole genome shotgun sequence, the proteins below share one genomic window:
- the LOC114184515 gene encoding uncharacterized protein LOC114184515 — protein sequence MGIRGAFAPGVVIYMAFSDASKIQRKDPTPKEIKVDLPYFQGKDDFDAYLDWEMKVDQLFACHQVSKEGKVPLAILNFQGYAMYWWTSIVQERLRSSGPSIEYWNDIKSALRRKHISSYYNRELMNKLQRHQQRNMFIEKYRQKMELLMIRVEIIEEEAIAISRFVNGLNLDIRDKVELLPYQDLNDLRDFKKEEKKVELPRNPSKGNDKEVSASSHTRISEIKCFKCLVRGYRTSQCPTEKTMILNGADRYNNKDESESESGSEESNESNVEDAHPCDGDLLMLYLTILPHPKPYKLHWINEDGDLAVNHQVKVKLSIGKYEDTVLCDVVPMEACHFLLGRPWQFHKKIMHNGLTNKINFTHKTKKFVLHPLLPSQVAEDQLQMKYK from the exons ATACAAAGAAAAGATCCTACTCCTAAAGAAATTAAAGTGGACTTGCCTTACTTTCAAGGTAAGGATGACTTTGATGCTTATTTGGATTGGGAGATGAAGGTGGaccaactctttgcttgccaccAAGTTAGCAAAGAAGGTAAAGTGCCTCTAGCAATCCTAAACTTTCAAGGatatgctatgtattggtggacttctATAGTCCAAGAGAGGCTAAGAAGTAGTGGGCCTTCAATTGAATACTGGAATGATATCAAGTCAGCCCTTAGGAGGAAACACATTTCCTCCTACTACAATAGGGAGCTCATGAACAAGCTCCAAAGACACCAACAAAGAAATATGTTTATAGAAAAGTATAGACAGAAAATGGAGTTACTTATGATAAGGGTCGAGATAATTGAGGAAGAGGCTATTGCCATTTCTAGATTCGTAAATGGATTAAACCTTGATATAAGAGACAAAGTTGAGCTTCTACCTTACCAAGATTTGAATGATTTA AGGgatttcaagaaagaagaaaaaaaggttgaGCTACCTAGGAATCCAAGTAAAGGTAATGACAAAGAGGTTAGTGCATCATCACACACTCGCAtcagtgaaatcaaatgtttcaaatgtCTTGTTAGAGGTTACAGaacatctcaatgccccacggAAAAGACCATGATTCTTAATGGTGCTGATAGATATAACAACAAAGATGAAAGTGAAAGTGAGAGTGGAAGTGAGGAATCCAATGAGTCTAATGTAGAAGATGCTCACCCTTGTGATGGGGACCTTTTGATG CTATATTTGACTATTTTACCTCATCCAAAACCATACAAACTTCATTGGATTAATGAAGACGGAGATTTGGCAGTTAATCACCAAGTGAAGGTCAAACTTTCCATAGGGAAGTATGAAGATActgtgctatgtgatgtagtacctatggaagcctGTCATTTCTTATTGGGGAGACCTTGGCAATTTCACAAGAAAATCATGCACAATGGTCTCACCAACAAGATTAACTTTACTCACAAGACTAAAAAGTTTGTTCTTCATCCTCTTTTGCCATCTCAAGTGGCTGAGGACCAACTTCAAATGAAgtataaatga